Part of the Sphingomonadaceae bacterium OTU29LAMAA1 genome, CCCTACGATGCCCCTGCCCTCTTCTTCTTGCATGACGAGTAAGTCCGCCGAACTTAGTGGTGCAGTTGAGCGAAAGCGCGGCAATCATCCGCAATGAAGTGCAGTCCGCTATGTCACCGCCATGTTTTTCGCCGTTAGCTGAAAATGCCGATCAGCGCGCCGATGCTGATCGCTATGACAAGGCTGAGGATCATCGGAACACCCAAGGCCCGGGATGCGCGACGTCGGTGCCAAGGCAAGGGCGTAAACTCGTCCAGTGATCGGAGGCGCTTCTGCTGCGGCATTGGCCCAGCGTGCCGCGGGAAGGTTGATTTTCCCTTGTCGCCTCGATTGGTCGCCATCAGCGCAGCTCGCGGCACATCGCGAGGTCCGTCCGGCACAGCCGGATTAACCTTATCCCGATCAGCATCAGCTATCGCAATCGATTGGGGACCAGTTGATATGCCGAATAGCCAGTGGACGAGAGAGAAGGACCAGGCGCTTGCGGGCATGTACGCCGCAGGCGAGTTCGTGTCGTCGATCGCCGCGCAGATGGGATGCAGTGAGCAAGCTGTCCGTAACCGAGCATCGACGCTGGGCCTCCTCCGGCGACGGACGAAATCGCGGGGCGCGGGATCCGGGAACGCTGCCTGGATCCTTGGCAACTCACTGGCTGCCGTGATGCACATTCCTCAGGATGGTGAATTTGACGATCTTATCCGACGTCTCTCGACGATTGATGCATAGCTGGCCGGGTTCCGCGAAGCAGACGCTTCGGCAGCGCATCAAGAGGTGGCGGAGGGTAATCCGGAACGGGTTCTGACCGGGGGTTTAGCGGTGACGACGCGCGGTCAGATATCGTGATATCCGGTCGTACCGTTCGATCTGGTTGGAATCGTCCGCGCGAATTGCCGCTTGCAGGCGGTCCGCCATCCACTGCGGCAACGATGATCCATGAATCGCTTCAAGCCTCAGGGCCTCCGCTTCTTCGTCAAGGCTCAGCCCGAATGGATCGTTGGCGGGTTTGCTCATCGGCGAAGGTACGACATCAGGGCGCCGGTAGACGCATGTGGCGCGCTTGTGCGGAAGACCCAACCGGGCGTACGCTTCCCCGATAACTGAAGACGATACGACACACCGGCTGGGCGAAGCGCTCAACCACCTTCACGCCTTTGCCGCGACCTTCAATCCTGGGGAATACGTCGACGAGGAAAGCGCGCTGACCTCGGACGATCTGAATGTGCTGCTGGAACAAGGCGAGGCGTTCCACGCGATGGCGAAGGCTGCGCCGAAACTTTGAAGGCACCAATCAAGCTGTTCGTCGACGAGTTGGAGGCGATCAATAAGGCACAGCACGACGGGGAGGGCTGGGTGCTGCCGGACGGCGTGCCAGCTAATCTTCGGGAGCGGCTCACGATGAAGCGCATGGTCCGATATTGGGCGAACCGTTGGCAACTCACGCCGGCTGGTTTCGCACGGAGCAAGATGTTTCGGTAGCCGACCGGCGCTACGCTGAGGTGTCGGACCAAGCACCGGACTTGCGCAGCTGGCGAATGATGCCGTTGAAGGATGCGGTCACTGATTGCGACCGGCCGATGTCATGGCCACCCCTGCCGCCCTCCCAGAACTGTACCAGCGGCCAGCGCTCAGGGCAGTGACGCCACAGACACCGCAACGCCAACCGGAACGGCGCATCCGCTTCGTCGAGCTGCTTGCCCGCGGTCATAGCGGACCGCAGGATCTGAACAGAAAGCTCCATCGTGATTCGATCCTGCCGGCGCATCGGTCTACGGAACGAAACAGAAACAACAACGCAAGCGATTCGACCATGGCCCGCTGCCGCCTATGTACCAGCAACGACGATGACGCGGTGATCGAACACCTCGCTGAGAAGCTATGGGACAGCCGGATTGAGCGACTTGAAGGGCCGTGGGCATGGGCTGATGCGGGCGCGACCTGGCAGGCCGCGTTCCGCGAGATGGCTGTGGCAGCACGGCAGGCGCTGACGGACTGAGACTCGTTCCTTCACGAAGCGTGTGGTAAACGGCGGATGGACAAGGATGTTAATATGCACCATTGGCGCGCTTCACTTTGGAAGGGCCTTTCCATGATTCGTAAGTATCTCGCGGCCGTCGCTGCCACTGCTCTCGTCGCTGCGCCGGTCGCAGCGGCTCCTGCCAATTCGGCTGCTAGCCTCTCGGTGGCGAAGTCGGTCCGCACTGGTTCGACGTCGGCAAAGAAGAACGAGCTCGCTGGTGGCGGCATCATCATCGCCATCCTGGCTGCCGTTGCTGTTGGCGCGGGCATCTGGGCCGTTGCTGATAGCGATGACAAGGCAGACAGCAACTAAGGTTTAGCCGCTTCGCCTCCCCGTTCCCAAGACGCGGGTGGAGCAGTTGAATGAACGCTTTGCGTTCCAAAGGGGGCTTCGGCCCCCTTTGTTGTGTCTGGGTTCAGCTTCCTGCGGTGCTCTCGATCGCCGCGGTTGCCGCTTCCGCCTGCTTCAGCGCCGCCAGCTGCTCTGCGGTCGTGCTCAACAGACGCGCGGCGAGCAGGGCGCGCTCCGCCAGCGACATAGCCAGGCGCAGCCGAGCCGCACGCGCCGACGAGAGATACGGCAGCACGAGGTCAGCGGCGCCGCCGATCCGGTCGTAGGCCGCTTGGGCGCGATCAATCTGCGGCGCGACCTGCGCGGCCGTTGGCATGGTGGCGCAGCTGGCGAGCGCCATCGACGCCGCGGCGAGCGCGGCGATCAGCATCCTGTTCATCATTCTCTCCTGAGATGCCGCGGTCGAAACTGACACACGGTCAATAGTTGCTGAAACCGCCGCAATAGGTTCGGCCATGGGAGCTTAACGGGAAGGCTGGCATCACCCCGAAATGGTTCTTTCAGTTACGTTTCTCGTTGCCGTCGTCGTCGTAGGTGCGGCTGGTGTATTCATGATGCGCCGTAAGGCCGAGCAGCGCCGCCGGCTTGAGGCGCGACGTCTGCGGCAGGAGAGAGACCAGATTGCCTGGGAGGCAATGCGGAGCAGGTGAACAGCGGGTGTCGATCCGGTTCAGCGCAGCCTCTGGGTGCGCAGCCTATGGCGGCCGGCATGAAGCGCCTGGTCGTCTGGATGGTGGATGTGTGGGCCCGGCTCAGGTTTGCGGCGAGGGCGGCGTCGGCACCCTCGATCAAGCGCCGTCGGCGAGGGCGGCGGGAGCCGCCGAGACGGCCTGCTCGATCCAACCAGCGTGACCGGCGCCGGTGATTAGCGGACGTCGCCCATAGTCAGGCGCGCCACCTCCGACATGTTGCCCCGGTACAGCGCGGCTTCCGCAGCCCGCCTGCGGACCAACCCGTTTGACACTTTCCCGGCTGCCCGCGTCCACGATCCGAACGCGAGTGCTGCGGCGTCGTGCTTACCCGCACGGTGCGACTTCAGCACCTGCGACTGACGGAAGCCCTGCTTCATGCCTGGCAGCCAGATGCGCGGCCCGGTGCCTATATTGTACGCGAGGGCGACCATCGCGCCGAACTGGGCCGGCGTCGTAGCCGCGGTGCCGATCGCGGCATCCACGACGGCAGCGAAGTCGCGCGCGAGCAGCTGGGCGAACATCTCGTCCGCCTGAACCTGCGTGATCCGATCACCCATCCGGACGGGACGGCCGTCGGGATAGTAAGTCATCCCCCAGCCGATCGTCGGCTTGTCGGCAGGGCAGCGGTACGCGACCAGGCGGCATTCCTCGAAATGGTGCATGAGGGCGAGCGCCTTCGGCCCCACCTTGCGGTTGGTCATGGTCGATCCTCTCTATAATTTTGACCCGGCGTTAACCGGCGCAGCCGTATCGTTCGGGCGGGCGTCGATAGACCCCGAACAGGATGCTCCCGGCCCGTCCCCCGACCACCGGGGGCATCTTGCTTCAGCCGTTCGGCTTGTCCTCAGCGCCGGGTATGCGCGACTGCACGAAGTTCATCGCCAGCGTGATCAGGCTGACCCCCATCGCGCCGATGCCGGTGCCGTAGATCAGCGCCAGCGCAGGATCGGGCCTCAGCCGCATGACGGCTCCCGCGGTGATCATCAGCGCCAGCGCCGAGACCGGCAGATCGATGTTCCAGCGATGCTCGGCACGATCCTTCTGCGACACGTACAGGCGCACTGCGATGCACGCGCAAATCCCGGCGATCATGCTGCCCGCTTCGAAAGGATTGCCGAGAAAGTGCCAGACGGTCGGGCCGTCCGGTCGAACGGTGCCGTCCCCGCCCTTGGCGAGAGCGGCAGCGGCAAGTGGTATTAATGCCCCCATGGTGGCCCCCGCTTTCCAGATCATCGAGTGGACACCACGCCGAGCGCGGCAATCAGGCTGAGCAGCGCTATGCCTGCGGGGCGCTTCAGCATTGGAAGCGATGCCCATAGCTGGATAGGCAGTGGGCGACGGCGCAACTGCGGTACCATGCCGCGCGACGTCAGGTAGAGGATACCGAGACCGGCCACGCCGAAGCACATCGCCGGAAGGTCGAGGAAACGCTGTAGCGTAAGGA contains:
- a CDS encoding lysozyme, with translation MTNRKVGPKALALMHHFEECRLVAYRCPADKPTIGWGMTYYPDGRPVRMGDRITQVQADEMFAQLLARDFAAVVDAAIGTAATTPAQFGAMVALAYNIGTGPRIWLPGMKQGFRQSQVLKSHRAGKHDAAALAFGSWTRAAGKVSNGLVRRRAAEAALYRGNMSEVARLTMGDVR